Below is a window of Nicotiana tabacum cultivar K326 chromosome 19, ASM71507v2, whole genome shotgun sequence DNA.
TCTGTACAACCTCCACTCCCAAACAAAAAAGGCTccaaaatttgccaaaatatagaACCAGCAAGGACTCAAACACTAGACCTCAGAAGCTTCGTAAGGTGCTTCGCCAGTAAACCGAGAAGTATCTATTATCAAATGGTGTCACTCTTTAATTATTTACACGTTTTTGGCATATAATTCATATACCATATAGTAGAACGTGACACCCTTCATATAACATAAATTGGTGATGGTGCTAGTGCATTAAAGAATATTGGCGATAGTTATGTGGTTGTAATATATAGACTAGAAATATCATCACCACATAAGTTTTTAAAAGTGAACATCTTAGTGGTCTCAAGGTCCCTTAGGGACATCAGATAAAATTGGAATGATATGGAGAAAATTAGCATAGTCAATGCGCACCATATCATgcacaaattaaaaaaaagaatatatttaAAGATGTAATAAAAGGTTTGAATAATTTAGACCTATTAAGAACAATTAACTTAGTTTAAGAGaaggaagaaacaaaaaaaaaaacaatgctcAAATGATTCATGGAACTAGGGATGTCAATCGATCTTTAAAAACTGACTAAACCGATCGAGCCAAACGGTACCGAACCGATTATGAGGTTTAttttaataaaaccgtaggtttttatataaactTTTAATCGTACCGAATAATAGGGTaggtttttaattttattaaaataaatcgaaaaaaatCGAACCGTATCGAATAaatttatatatgaaaaatatattttatatactaagttttaaactaacaaaaaggtttttttttttttgggttttgggattatggaaatggTTACAAAGTGACTAATAATTAATATTCAAGGTCCCAACTTTCAAACCTATTCTTTTACTCATATCTAAACTAAATTAGTTCAAACATCTTGAGTAGCAAGCGACTAGGTATTCCAACGATCTTCGGTAGCAAGCCACGATGTATTGGATATATCTTTCTTCTTGTATAATATAAGTTTCTTTTATTGGATATTAATCTTTGATTAAGCTCTATTCTTGAGTATAAATTTATATATCCACTCGTATGATTTATATTTCTCACGTCTTTGCTTAATTTGTTTTACACTACCATAGAACAGTGGGATGCATCTCTATTCTGGTTATCTTTCATGTTCCTTTGATCAtcacttttaaaataataaaaatatctagcTAGAGAGTTTTACCAAATCCTATGCAAGTACACATTATTGCATTCTAACTTTAACTAGCGACTCTTGCatgacattttaaaaaaatatcgaaAAATTAATCGAACCgcaccgataccgaagagaaaccgacatgattgggacggtttcgaaaagtctaattttgattatatgaaataaaataaCCGAAAATTTGATATGGTACAAATTTTGTAAAATAACCGACCGAACCGAATGATTGACACCCTACTCATGACACTACTCCATCTTTAATACTTCCTCATGTTCTACcttaatcataaaaataattatttaaatgtaTCACTTAATTAATACTATATCAATTGGAACCGTTAGAGTAGTTGAAAAAGAAAACGTAATAAATGATTTATTTCTCTTAAACATCAAATATTTAATCGGTTTGGTCAAACCAATTTGAAACTGCAAGGATTACTcattgataccatgttgtcatgttAAATCACCATGGTGGTTTTGCTTGCACATATACGAACCATTATTACTGAATATCCAATCcaataataataaagctaaaGGTTAAACAAAAAGAGTTGCTAAGTTTATGAACACGGTAAAACACGCACTTGCAACTTCACTAAGCACTGTGATTTATCTTCTCTTTCAAGGCAAAAGATAATTAAAACATAAAGGAACCGACTGATTTTATGGATAGGAAAGTGATAAGAATACAATAGGATGGAATATAAGTTAAACAATGTTTCAGAGTTGGGGAATTCAAAGATCAGATGGAAATTTACATTTCTGATGCTACGAACCCACAATCACAACGAAACCGGCTGCAGCAACCTGTTTTCACCTTCAAATTATTATACAcacaacacccccccccccccaaagccccacccacccacccaaaaaagaaaagaaaagaaaagaaaagctacaTTCATGCCAACACACAAAGACGGGCATATGGATAATTTCTTCTCCAGTCTCTGAAGCTCATCCATAACAAGTCTCTAAATTGCACACTGTCTTGCTGTAGCAAAGTGGACCACAAGAAAATTCTAATTGATCCAGTGTCGAACAGCAAATGGTACTTCCTGTACGATTCATTAGTTCAATCCATGAGCAGAGGTTGTAAGGTCCTATTGCTGATCTTCATCTGACCTCGACCGCATCAACCGCCTACGCCTTCTTGGATTTGTAGGTATGTCACCACTCATGTCACTCAATATGTTAAGATCACGCTCATCTTCATCCTCGTCATCGTCTTGTAGACCTAGCAGGTTTTCACCCCAAAGATAGCGGCGCCTAGATAAAGGTCCAGTGGACCGACGGTGCCTTGACAAAGCTCTTGACCTGCCACCTCTTGCTTCAGATATTGGGTCCATTGAACCAATCATCTGAAACAAGAAGAAGGTACTCAACCACCTGCTGTTTCCACCCGCGCCTCGTTCTCTTTCACCGGATAGCCTGTCTCCACTCTCAATCACATAATCTCCAAGCACGACGGCACCAGGCATGGCAGAGCGAACAGCACTGACAATGTCATCATACTCTCTTTGGCTTTCAAGCCGTCTCCAAGCTCGCTGTCTGGAAGGGTCAATATCAGCAGGGCGTGCTGTCGGGTGAACTCTCCTAGCATGCCGGCGCAATTCTCTGTAGTTACCAACGAATGAGCATGATTCACGAGAGCAACTTCTATTCTTCAAATTCAGATACTTTCTGGCTTCTTCCACTACTTTCCAGCCTAATACATCTCCACGGCACATAGGACACTTCAATTTCAATTTTGAGTCAGATGAGCCGTCAGCACTCGCTGTTTCTTGACTACTTCCCCATACAGTAGCAGCACCTGAAGTTTGTACAGTACCTTCATGCATCTCCATGTGATTATCTCTGTTACTATTTCCATGAACAACAGAACGATCGCTTAAATTTCTCAACTGCTCATCGGGGTTCTCAACAGCAATGTCCAGGTTTCCCTGTGTCATAATAGGAGGACTGTCCCTATTTTCGGCTCTGAGTTTTTTGAAACGATCCAGGCAATTTGAATGTCGATAACTTGTATCACAAATGTATGACCGGCATCCCTTATCATGAGAGCTACAAATGAGAAGAACAGCATTGTGTGGATGATCCATGCATACAGGGCATGAAGCTTCATCCAATTCCTTGTAAAGGACATGCATATCTACATCATTTGAGATGCTTCGTTTCCTACTAGCCATCTACGTACACTATAAAGTGTTACTAAAAACAATGGAACCACCAGATTAATGCAACAGCAATAATGAAACAGGACACTTCGTAACATGACAGACAGAAAGCAAACCGTTTTGAATACCCCGACTCCTCATGTTATACGAAAATAATGAACGAGATTGTGCAAACTAATGAACTTATGAATAACAAACAAATTTACTTCGAGGCGAAGCAAACAAAAAGTATTTATAAAGCTGCATGCTTTCTCCCTCTACATTTATTATAATTCTTCCGGCGGTGCTAGGAGAGTGGATTTGCACTATCCGAGGTTCTTATGCGCTATGCTTTCCCTTACTAGTAAAGGGGCTGCTAGTAGTAGCTTTGCTTAGGCAAGGGAGTTGCTCCTTTTCTGAGTGCATTTTCACCCTTGCACCCCCATGTTATTATACTTTGACTAGGGGCCTTTGCTGTCTATAATTAGAGGTGGATGGCGTAGTCAAACTAAAGAAAAAACATTGCTGGAAATTGTTTAAAGCGTAGCTAACGAAAGGTGGAAGGAGACCCCAGAGAAAGAATCTTTATACAAGTTCGCGGCTGAGAGAAATACCACTACCCGCCTATTGACAGACATTCTCTTCCATATTAATAATCCAGACAATATTTATATTAACACACTCGCCATCACAACACACATCCActgaagagaaaaaagaaatagcAGGGCACATGAATCCTTATACATGTTAAGAACTCGCGGACAATTCATGATCCCAGGCCAGCTACCAACAACCTCTTTTATGTTACCTCTGATACATTTTGGAGTTCCAAACCTGCGAGCACTCACTAACTTAACCACTCCTAACAACTACATCTAGATAACAAACCAAGTTCTGGAAAATACATGACCTATAGAGTCGGTACACTGTTCTTTAGTATGAGAACTTAACATCTTTGGCAGTAATATTCTCTAAACTGAAGGTAAGAATAGGAAGCCACAATATGATAAACATAACCAATATATTAAATTTTTTGAACCTGCAACAGAAACAAAGGTAGTACATCCACAATGTCTTAACTGAGTTTGAGTATAAGATCATCGACCAATCCATGCAAGTCAAATGTACTAGTGGGTAGTATGATTTACACGAAAAACTATTTGATTCGTTCTCCGGTGCTTGGAGGACGCTAGCCAATACGGAAAGTTCTCTCATGCATGTCGAAATATATATGTAGAGCATTATTGTCTATCTTAGCAAAATTATTCAGTCTATTCAGCTCTGTCGTCTATTCTATAGGACTAATGTTTTCCCAtctccttattttcttttcttgcttggAAAATAGAGTGCATAATCATTTCGGCTTCCTACATGATTATGTTGTCAGGCCATTTCCCACAAATCAGTAACCTCTCAGAAAATTTACAATTTTGCATTGGGACAAGAACCTAAACAAAAAGGAGTGTGCACTGATATGCATGTGAGCTAGCAAATGAAGGGATAGATATTAAAGAATTTATCATGAGGCAGTTGAACACATAATAAACAAACATTACCCACATCTACGACTTCGGGCAAGCATACTCACCAAGAAATACACCAAGTCTCTTCTCTACACTGGTTCTTCTGAAACTTGCAACTTTGGTCAGTATTACTGAACGAATTACTATACAATCCTTATGCCACTCTAGAATGCAATTAATGGCAAAACTTCACGAGCCGTATTTATTTTCAACGTTGTACAGTCCTAGACATCTGGAAGCAATAAGTGTTGAATACAATGCAGTACTAGTCTATATCTTAGCCACAGTCAGCGATGAGTCCTAAAACCTGCAGTTAAGTATGAAAAAGATGATGGTAATGTGCACGATGTTCTTGTACAATACAAAGCCAGAAGAAAATGTCTAGCAGGATTCAAATTAAAAGATGATTGAGAAGTGCAAATTAGGAATAAGGGAGGTAATTTAGTCAAATTTGAAACAAAACCCACCAtctaaaaccccaaaaatgacaaataaaataTACCATGTTAATAACCCCCCCCCCTGGCCGCCAAAGATCAAATTTTGTAGCAATATTAGCAAATCAAGATAACATATTCCACGTTGatccattaattttgcaaatagAACATAATATTGTAAATTTTTAACCAAAAGCCCAATAGAAACACAGTCTAAAAGGAAATCCAACTCCAACCAGATGATATTATTGTTAATTGCAGATGAATAAATTAACAAAGAGACACCCAAGTATTACAATTCAACAATATCATAGTCCTGAAAAGTCAAAATACCATTAGATCAAAAAGATTGTGACTTTATAGGTATAGCGATCATTACAAAGAAGCAGATACATGTAGATCTGCATATAACCACAAGGGTATACCATATAGGATCACAAAGATCAAATTAAGGCATGGAAAAACAAAATCCCCAAAATATAAGTAATTGGGAAATTAAAGGGCGCACGAAATTACAATCCAAGatgaaattggaataggtccagCATTTGTCCTTACGAGATTGATTGTTGATTTTGCTTCAATTCAATAATtaatgaaaaaaaatacaaacttTTGTCTGAAAATTATGAGAGGCGTCCAGTGAAAGAAGGTTGAAGATATAAAGAAAAAGTTGCAGTTGATACCCAACCGCTCTATATACGGAgacagaaaaaaatgaaaaatctttttttttaaagagtATAAATATCTTGAAAATATAATAAGCAGACGATGATAAGGGTCATGAAAACGGAAATTTACAGAGAGAAAAGGTACAAATAGGGCTGTTCATGGTTTGACAAAAAAATCAATTCAAATCGAAAATCGAACCAAATCAAACCGATTAAGTAAATcgatattttttttgatttggattgattttaattttaaattttaaaaactgataatatttgatttggttttggttctattataaaaaattaaaaaaaaaccgaaccaaaccgataaattatatataaaatttaataacTATTTATATAAAGTATCATAtctttttgtaaataattttaaatattttctgcattttaattattatatatagattttgGTTTATACTACTTATATCTTAAAAGATTGCCTAAGCCCAAAGTAATAGGAATTGGCCAATTTGTTTTCCTTAAGAGACTCAAATTCTCTACCCCTACGTATCTACTTAGAGTTACAAAAAAATCTatcacaaaatcaaaaaaaagctACTCAAATTGCAAGACTACGGGCTAAAGTTTGAGAAGAATTTTATGAGCGTAGTATTCTAATTTGTTATAATGAATGCTTTATCATTGATTCAACAAAGTGATATTTATACTTAGGAAACTTTATTTTGGCTTGTTCTTTTGATTCTATTATGTACTGCAACTTAGTTCATCCGGTACAGTTTTCTATCTTATATTATTGCTATAATTTTAATACTCTGCTTTATATTATATGCTACAGTTTCAAATGTAAATAGTTAAAAGAACTATCACTGTAGGTATTTGAATTTATGCTCTAGTAGTACTTAAAATATTGTTGTATAATGTCGTTTTACTATTATCGACTTATCATTAGCTTATTAAGAACTAAAaacccaaaccaaaccaacaacaaccaaaccgatggtttggttttggttttaaaattttaaaaaccgattaaattggtttggttttgattttaataaaaaactAACCAAACCGAACCGTGAACACCCTAGGTACAAACGCTCTTTGCATGTAAGCTATTGTCGGCGTGTACGTTGTCCAAACTTCAAAGTGCTTTGATTGGAGTATTTGGAATGCTCACGAGGATAGTAATTTGTGTTTTGGTCAAATTATTTGAACATGTTTATGCCAATATTATAAATacaatttttggttaaacaatgttttgagaagtgtttttgtgtttacccgtaaaatggtacaattgaatttgtagTGTGGTTTATAGACATGTGAATTAAATTAATctgcaaaaataaaataacaaagagCAAAAGCGAGTAAAATAAGAATAATTGAGGAAAAGACAAGTCTGGCCTTGAATTGAACTTCTCCGTAAACAAAAATAATACTGAGAATGAAATATTAGCAGAATAAAATTTTGCAGAATAAGTGAGTAGTATTAACATTTTTCATACAAGTGTTTCGTGTCCTTCAATAAGTACAAATTTCTCTATTTATAGCTAAACTAGGGGAGACAAGATTCCTAAATCATGCTCTTCTTTAAGGTGGATAAAACCCCCTCTTGATAGCTGCATAACGATTGAGAGTAAATGCTATGATTCTCTGTAACGGCTGCTCTTTTAATGTTGTCTTCTTCAACCGGTACCTTGCTTTCAAATTTTTCTCTCCGGCTTTCATGCCTTCGGAACTTATACAACACCGGTCACATGTTAGTATCCGTTATTAGTTATTTGCTGACCTATCTCCTACACGTCTTTATTGCCACATGTCAACTCGACGAACATCCACCTGTCATCTGTTAATTTTACCCAATACatatagtccccctacttttcgGTGACTCAACTTGATGTGACCAGGAAGTAGATAAGACCTTCTCTTTTCTTGGCGAGAAAGTTCTTGAACGGTTTCTGACCCATGAAAGGACGCACGCCTCTTTGTATTTAATGAGCCGAACATGTTTTAGCCAGTGATTCGACAAGTATTTTTGCTAGTTACATAGGTAATGATGGCCTTGCATTGTACCACATATAAAATTCTCCCCTTTTCACTACTTTTACTTTACAAACTTTCTTCTGCAGTCTTCCTAAAGCTTTCCTACAACTCCTTTGTTTTCAATAGAATTTGCAAAATTTGTACTTTTCATCACCATGGTCGTGCTTCCTCCGATTAAATAGGGACTGCATCGGTGGCGGCCCATCCAAGAAGAATAAGCCTAAGAAATTTGATGTCGGACCTCCCTATACAAACACTATCATTCCCTTTCAGAGGTCTTTTGAAAAAGATCTTCATCTTCAAAAGGAATCTTCTGATCCTGATAACGACAGAAATAGAGTTGTTGGTGAGTATCCATCTTTTATTCGTCCGGCCAGTATTCATGTTGTAAAAGAGCATTGTGAATGGAAGAATATTGAGGTTTAGCACCTTATGAAGTGGAGAGGATTACATTTAGCAGACCAGGGTATGTTATGTTGACATATACCCTCTTACTTTATGACTTGACAAGGAAATAAACCCTATTATTTGGAATTCTGCCGGAATTACCAAGTTTGTTTGGCTCAAGTGGGATCAGCAACATGGCGTATGGTGGCTTACCTCTGATACCTATGTTCCTGGGCTCAAGAAAACCTTATTCTTGCACATATGATTAACCTCTACGCCCCTAAAATTTTCCATAGAGGCGTGATCAAACTCAGTAAATGCGGTCATCATGCCATCGTTACCAGTGTTGTATGACGACAACGACCGTGGTTGGATGGAGAGGTTTGTTGTTGTCGCTCCCGGGAATATTTTACCGGCATCAACATCTCCCATCCCCGAAGTTTGGAACTATACTCGTATTTCTTAAATATCCCTCTTTTACTATCTTGAAAgtattttctgtttaaattaaaattttctttcttctatttcagCCACCCGCTGGGTTCTTCCCGTAGTTGAGAACCTGACTCAAATGGTGTAAAAACTTTTGGATACTTCCACACCGGATTCCCGTATGTGAAAGAAAATCTCAATTGGGAAGAACTCGAAGGGGAAGAACCATGGTGAGGAAAAAACAACTTCCCCTCTTCTTTCTTAACTTTTATCTCCGTAAAATAGTTAATGATTGACTTCGTAACATGTCAGGCCTTCCAAAGGGATCTTCTGTTTGTGCCACTATCAAGGTTTCACATGATCCGAAGGTGGCACAACAACGAATTCAAGAAGCCCTTGACCGGAAGAGTACTCGTGATGCCGCTCTTACTTCCGGTGAAGGCGCATCTTCCCCGAGTCCCCAACCCAAggggaaaaacaaaaaagaaagcatACCTCTAAAATCGAGGCGAAGGAGAAGCCACCAATTTCGGAAGAGAATCCGGAAGAACCAGCCACAATGGTTCTTGACAAAGATGAGACCGAGGACGATAATGAAATGGTTTCTCttcagagaagaagaaagaacaagaagaagaaaaagaaaaagagaaagaaaaagaactcCCACGGCTCAACCAGGGTACGTAGAAGGACTCTTTCAAGATTTCGAATTGGTTGAGAATGTTGAATCCTATTTTCGGGCTTCGGTTATCGCTTCAGGTCAGAAGGTCTCTACTTTTGATCCTCCTCCAACTTCTGCTCCAATATCAGACCTTGCTTCACTACCGGTCCCAATTGAACAAGAGCAAGACGAGTATTCCCCCCGATTACCTAATCAAGGGAACATAGAAAATGCTTTCCAGGCATGTATCCGGAACCCTAACGGTAtacataatattatttttttagtttcgGATGAATGCCACTTTCTCTCCAAATCGGTTGGGGTAGCCAACTACTTGAAGCTTCTGGCTTCAAATAAAGATTGGTGAAAAATGGACGGTCTTTCTGTTGAATGTTTAAT
It encodes the following:
- the LOC107786965 gene encoding uncharacterized protein LOC107786965, producing the protein MASRKRSISNDVDMHVLYKELDEASCPVCMDHPHNAVLLICSSHDKGCRSYICDTSYRHSNCLDRFKKLRAENRDSPPIMTQGNLDIAVENPDEQLRNLSDRSVVHGNSNRDNHMEMHEGTVQTSGAATVWGSSQETASADGSSDSKLKLKCPMCRGDVLGWKVVEEARKYLNLKNRSCSRESCSFVGNYRELRRHARRVHPTARPADIDPSRQRAWRRLESQREYDDIVSAVRSAMPGAVVLGDYVIESGDRLSGERERGAGGNSRWLSTFFLFQMIGSMDPISEARGGRSRALSRHRRSTGPLSRRRYLWGENLLGLQDDDEDEDERDLNILSDMSGDIPTNPRRRRRLMRSRSDEDQQ